From Petrotoga mexicana DSM 14811:
GGTGTATAATCGTAAACTTCCTCTTCTTTTGGCACTATCATGAGTCCACCGGGGTGTTGTCCTGTTGTCCGTTTCACCCCTGTTATCGCTTTGACTATTCTCGTTATCTCACTATTTTTTACAATTCCCTGCTCTTCACAATATTTCTTAGCGAAACCAAAGGCAGTTCTATCTGCAATCGTTGATATAGTACCTGCCCGAAAAACATGATCTTCTCCGAACATTTTTTCTATGTATTTATGTGCTATATTTTGATAATCTCCAGAAAAATTCAAATCTATATCAGGTATTTTGTCACCTTCGAATCCCATGAATGTTTCAAAAGGAATATCTTGGCCATCTTTTTTCATTTTTGTTCCGCATTTTTCACATTTTTTATCGGGAAGATCATAGCCAGAACCTATCTCCTTATTATCAAAAAATTCTACATTTTTACAATTTGGACATATGTAATGAGGAGGGAGAGGGTTTATCTCCGTTATTCCCAGCATTGTAGCCACTAAAGAAGAACCAACAGACCCCCTGGAACCAACCAAATATCCATCCTCTAGGGATTTTTGTACTATTTTTTGAGCTATTAGATACAGTACCGCATATCCATGTTTTATGATAGATTCCAGTTCTCTATTCAATCGGCTTTCAACAATTTCTGGTAAAGGATTTCCATATATCTCATAGGCCTTTTTCTTTGCAATTTCTTCTATTTCCACTTCTGCATTCTCTATCTTGGGAGGATGCAGTTTGTTACTAAGCGGCTTTATTGATTCTACCTGATCTGCGATCTCATTAGTATTGGTTATGACTATTTTCTCGGCTATTTCTTTATCTCCAAAAATTCTTTGAGCTTCATCTACCATCTCATCAGTTGTACGCAAGTATCTGTGTGCAATGGAAGTTTTTCTCTTTTCTGCAACTTTTAATGCGTTGTAAAATATTTGGTCTTCTTTATCTAGATAATGAGCGTTTGAAACCATTACAACGGGCATGTTTAATTCGTTGCCAAGGTTATATATATCTTTATAAATCTTTTTTAACTGCTCTTCTGAAATAGATCGTTCTGATAAGGCATCCAATGGGGTCAATTCCAGATAATCGTAAAACTTGGCTATTTCGATAATTTCATCATGAGATCCACCCCTAAGATAGGTTTGAAAGATTTCTCCTTCTTCTGCTCCACTACCTATCAGCAAACCTTCTCTCATTCGGGATAATTCACTTTTTAAAATTCTGGGTACTCTGTAAAAATATTTTACGTGGGCATTTGAAACTAGTTTATAAAGATTCTTGAGGCCGATTTTGTTCTTTACCAAAATAGTCATAGTACTTGGTCGGATTCTTCTAAAATCTATGAATTTTTGTAATTTTTCAAGATCCGACAACATTTCCACATTTTTAGGTTTTGCCATTTCTATAAGTTTCAAAAACACTAAAGCGGTTATATTTGCATCTTCATGAGCCCTATGGTGTTCAAAATTTCCAAGCTTTAACTCCTCAACTACCTTATCCAACCCATATCCTTTTAAAGTTAACAAGGATTTCGAAAGGGCTAAAGTATCTATATAGGTCTGTTCAAAGTGTTCGTTATAAACTTTTCTAACCCATTCCCGTATAAAACGGTAATCAAAATCAGCGTTATGGGCAACTAACACTGTGCCTTCTATGAAACTCAAAAATTGAGGTAGGACTTCCTCTATCGGCTTTTCAACTTCCAACATCTGATTTGTTATACCTGTAAAATTACTTGTAAAGTTTGAGACAGGTTTTCTGGGCTTAATTAAACGATGAAACTTAGACACGATTTTCAGGTTCTTTATTTTTACAGCACCTATCTCAATTATTTCGTGCATAGCAGGTTCTAATCCTGTGGTTTCCAAATCGAAAACAACAAATTCAGTTTCACTTATTTTTTTATCTTCCGTCAGCAAACTTATAATGTTGACAAATTCATCAACGACATAGGCTTGCATACCAAAAATAGGTTTTATACCTTCTGCAACAGCTTTTTCATAAAATTCTGGAATACTCTGAACGACCCCAGAATCGGTTATAGCTACCGCTTTATGGCCCCAATTTTTTATGGTCTTTACTACTTCCCCCACGTCGAGTAACCCTTCCATCGCACTTAGTTTTGAGTGTAAATGAAGCTCCACCCTTTTTGTGGGGTAGTTATCTTTCCTTTCAAGGGTTTCTTCTTTTAACTTAACTATATTCATAGGTCTAATTGCAAATTCATGACTAAAAGAATCGTAAAAAATAATACCTTCAATTAATACGTTATCTCCCTCATCTAATTCTTTGTTTAAATTATTAGCCGTTTCAGAAAAGGTTTTTACAACAGCGGAACTTTTTTTATCAGTAATGAAAAGAGTAGATACAGGCCCTTTTTCATTGTACTCTTTGTAGAATATTTTCCCGTTAACTACAACGTTACTTCCTTCATTTGAAGGAAGCATCGATAACGGTAGTGGTACTTTTTTAAAATCCCTCCCCATAATCACGACCCTTTCTGTATCGGCTAATTTTTTCGAAATATCGGAATTAGACATTAAGTTACTATCATGGGAATCAGACCTGTCATAACCTTTATCAATAAAAGTGGGTTTTAAACTTTCATCTATAATAAATTCATAAGGGATTCTGCCACCGAGATATTTAAATAAAATATTATCCAATTCTTCTTTTTCCTTTGTTAATCTGTTTTTTACTATCGGCGAGTACGTTTTAAATACTATTTTGTTTTCTTGAAAATATTCAGGCTTTAAAAGTCTTAGATAATCTTTTAAACGATGATTCATTATCAATTGTTGCCAATTTCTAACAATAAATTCGGGTCCTTCATCATTTGTAAAAGAGATTTTGACATCTCTCTTGAGAAGTCTAGTAAAGAAAAGCTTCAATGAAGCCTCATCGATATCCTTACCTATATCCTGTAAATTGATTTCTGCCTCCTCATCTTTTACAATGATTTTTCCACTTATTTCAAAAGGAATAAAACCTACATTTTCCATCAAGAAATTTTTAATATCTTGCATTTTTGAAGCTCCTCCTAAAATTTCCATGACAAAAAGCTGTGGCTAACGCATCTGCTGCATCATCTGGAGTTGGCGTTTTTTCCAACTTCAATAATAACTTTAAAGTTCTCTGTATCTGCCCTTTTTCAGCTCTTCCATATCCTGTAACAGCCTGTTTTATCTGAAAAGGTGTGTATTCATAAATCGGTATATTTTCTTTTTCTAAACAAAGTAGAATAACACCTCTCGCCTCTCCTACCTGTATAGCGGTTGCAACGTTTTTAAAGAAATATAATTTTTCTACAGCAGACTCATCAGGTTTATAGGTTTCTATTAAATTTCTGAGTTGTTCGTCTATGTTCAGTAACCTTTTTGGAAGTTCGTCTTCCTTGCTAGTATATATTACGCCATAATCAATCAAGTTGAACCTGTTACCTTTTTTTTCAAGGACACCGTATCCTATCCTTCCATAGCCGGGATCTATTCCCAAAATTACCATTAAAACACACTCCAAATACATTCAATTTCTTCAATCTCTTTGGGGATTTCTCTGGATAAATTTTC
This genomic window contains:
- a CDS encoding PolC-type DNA polymerase III, which produces MQDIKNFLMENVGFIPFEISGKIIVKDEEAEINLQDIGKDIDEASLKLFFTRLLKRDVKISFTNDEGPEFIVRNWQQLIMNHRLKDYLRLLKPEYFQENKIVFKTYSPIVKNRLTKEKEELDNILFKYLGGRIPYEFIIDESLKPTFIDKGYDRSDSHDSNLMSNSDISKKLADTERVVIMGRDFKKVPLPLSMLPSNEGSNVVVNGKIFYKEYNEKGPVSTLFITDKKSSAVVKTFSETANNLNKELDEGDNVLIEGIIFYDSFSHEFAIRPMNIVKLKEETLERKDNYPTKRVELHLHSKLSAMEGLLDVGEVVKTIKNWGHKAVAITDSGVVQSIPEFYEKAVAEGIKPIFGMQAYVVDEFVNIISLLTEDKKISETEFVVFDLETTGLEPAMHEIIEIGAVKIKNLKIVSKFHRLIKPRKPVSNFTSNFTGITNQMLEVEKPIEEVLPQFLSFIEGTVLVAHNADFDYRFIREWVRKVYNEHFEQTYIDTLALSKSLLTLKGYGLDKVVEELKLGNFEHHRAHEDANITALVFLKLIEMAKPKNVEMLSDLEKLQKFIDFRRIRPSTMTILVKNKIGLKNLYKLVSNAHVKYFYRVPRILKSELSRMREGLLIGSGAEEGEIFQTYLRGGSHDEIIEIAKFYDYLELTPLDALSERSISEEQLKKIYKDIYNLGNELNMPVVMVSNAHYLDKEDQIFYNALKVAEKRKTSIAHRYLRTTDEMVDEAQRIFGDKEIAEKIVITNTNEIADQVESIKPLSNKLHPPKIENAEVEIEEIAKKKAYEIYGNPLPEIVESRLNRELESIIKHGYAVLYLIAQKIVQKSLEDGYLVGSRGSVGSSLVATMLGITEINPLPPHYICPNCKNVEFFDNKEIGSGYDLPDKKCEKCGTKMKKDGQDIPFETFMGFEGDKIPDIDLNFSGDYQNIAHKYIEKMFGEDHVFRAGTISTIADRTAFGFAKKYCEEQGIVKNSEITRIVKAITGVKRTTGQHPGGLMIVPKEEEVYDYTPIQFPANDNKANVQTTHFDYHVIHNDLVKLDALGHDDPTFIKMMSDLTGVDPMAIPMDDKKTLSLFSSTKALKIDLKNELGTTVGTLGVPEFGTTFVRRMLEDTRPKSFSELVRISGLSHGTDVWSGIAKNWIDRKVATLDEVISCRDDIMNYLLSKGAPPKSAFSIMEKVRKGKGIDAEDIELMKELKVPEWFIISCQKIKYLFPKAHAAAYVSMAFRIAWFKVHYPLAFYSTYFTVKGDEFNLKVIFSGREAIKKRIFELRNMDLDVRKKNEMVVLELALEMMLRGFNFTMVDLYKSDSKKFLIDGNSLIVPFIKVPNLGEKAAENIIKSRENGFKSIEDFAAKSGCNKTNVETLRELGVLKNLPETNQMSLFKG
- the ruvC gene encoding crossover junction endodeoxyribonuclease RuvC encodes the protein MVILGIDPGYGRIGYGVLEKKGNRFNLIDYGVIYTSKEDELPKRLLNIDEQLRNLIETYKPDESAVEKLYFFKNVATAIQVGEARGVILLCLEKENIPIYEYTPFQIKQAVTGYGRAEKGQIQRTLKLLLKLEKTPTPDDAADALATAFCHGNFRRSFKNARY